The Aequorivita sublithincola DSM 14238 genome window below encodes:
- a CDS encoding ABC transporter substrate-binding protein: MLKNILIFSLIFTLFSCENNVETDRNHLVFRYNEQGNIPTLDPAFARNPQVIWPDNQLYNGLVQLDDSLNIKPDIAKSWIINDSTYTYTFFLRNDVFFHQNKAFAQEGLHSPTRYTRKVVAQDFVYSFDRLTDEKVASSGSWVMNYVESYKAENDSTLVIQLKQPFPAFLGLLSMRYCSVVPKEAVEFYGNEFRRNPVGTGPFQFKMWEENVKLVLRKNPLYFESDKNGEKLPYLEAVSITFLPDKQSEFLQFAQGKLDFISGLDGSYKDELLTTRGELQPKYKDSVYMITGPYLNTEYLGFFLGANTPEIKSKTLRQAINYGFDRQKMVTYLRNGMGIPAVHGFIPKGLPGYAEIEGYNYDPEKAKQLIEQYKTETGDAKPEITIGTNSQYLDLCEYVQRELEKLGITVIIDVMPPSTLRQMKSSGELDVFRASWIADYPDAENYLSLFYSPNFTPNGPNYMHFKNQLFDSLYVKALSISNIEERKLLYTKMDSIVIEEAPVVPLFYDMAVRFVNKDVSGLGINPQNFLVLKHVKKSR; encoded by the coding sequence ATGCTTAAAAACATTTTAATTTTCAGTCTTATTTTCACGCTCTTTTCTTGCGAAAACAACGTTGAAACAGACCGCAATCACCTTGTTTTTCGCTATAACGAACAAGGAAACATACCCACACTCGATCCCGCATTTGCGCGAAATCCACAAGTAATTTGGCCAGACAATCAACTATATAATGGCTTGGTACAATTGGACGATTCACTAAATATCAAACCCGATATCGCCAAAAGTTGGATTATAAATGATTCAACCTACACCTATACTTTCTTTCTTAGGAATGATGTTTTCTTTCACCAAAATAAGGCTTTCGCACAAGAAGGGCTTCACAGTCCAACTCGCTATACAAGAAAGGTTGTAGCACAGGATTTCGTTTATAGTTTCGATAGGCTGACTGATGAAAAAGTTGCGTCTTCTGGTAGTTGGGTGATGAATTATGTGGAAAGCTATAAAGCCGAAAACGATTCTACCCTAGTTATTCAGTTAAAACAACCCTTTCCAGCGTTTCTGGGATTGCTTTCAATGCGTTATTGTTCGGTTGTTCCAAAAGAAGCGGTGGAATTTTACGGCAATGAATTCCGAAGAAACCCTGTGGGAACAGGACCTTTTCAGTTTAAAATGTGGGAAGAAAATGTGAAACTAGTTCTTCGCAAAAATCCGTTGTATTTTGAAAGTGATAAAAATGGAGAAAAACTTCCTTATTTGGAAGCAGTTTCAATCACATTTCTACCAGATAAGCAAAGTGAATTTTTACAATTTGCTCAAGGAAAGTTAGATTTCATCTCTGGTTTGGACGGAAGTTACAAAGATGAATTGTTAACCACGCGCGGAGAATTACAACCAAAATACAAGGATTCGGTCTATATGATTACAGGCCCTTATTTGAATACAGAATATCTAGGCTTTTTTCTAGGAGCGAACACTCCCGAAATAAAAAGCAAAACTTTGCGACAAGCCATAAACTACGGTTTTGACCGTCAAAAAATGGTCACTTATTTACGAAATGGAATGGGGATTCCAGCAGTACACGGTTTCATTCCAAAAGGATTGCCAGGTTATGCTGAAATTGAAGGATACAATTATGATCCCGAAAAAGCAAAGCAACTAATTGAACAATACAAAACCGAAACGGGCGATGCAAAACCCGAAATAACAATCGGTACTAATAGTCAATATTTGGATTTGTGTGAATATGTGCAACGCGAACTTGAAAAGCTAGGAATTACTGTAATCATAGACGTGATGCCGCCTTCCACACTTAGGCAGATGAAAAGTAGTGGTGAACTAGATGTTTTTCGCGCCAGCTGGATTGCAGATTATCCAGATGCTGAAAACTATCTTTCGTTATTTTACAGTCCAAACTTTACGCCGAATGGTCCCAACTATATGCACTTCAAAAATCAACTTTTTGATAGTCTTTATGTGAAAGCGCTTTCAATCTCTAACATTGAAGAACGAAAACTTCTTTACACCAAAATGGATTCTATCGTTATTGAAGAAGCACCCGTGGTTCCTTTGTTTTATGATATGGCTGTGCGTTTTGTGAACAAAGATGTTTCAGGACTTGGTATAAATCCTCAAAATTTTTTGGTACTGAAGCATGTTAAAAAATCCCGCTAA
- the purB gene encoding adenylosuccinate lyase has protein sequence MYTNALQAISPIDGRYASKTASLIPFFSEEALIRYRVQVEIEYFIALVELDLPQLSDFDRNLFPELRNLYLDFSVQDAIKIKDTEKVTNHDVKAVEYFIKEKFDDLNLQKFKEFIHFGLTSQDINNTAIPLSLKDAINTVYVPLLMEVKNKLKSLSEDWAYISMLARTHGQPASPTRLGKEIEVFVVRIEEQFDLMNDIKSAAKFGGATGNFNAHKVAYPNIDWRAFGKKFVQDTLGLHHSFPTTQIEHYDHMAALFDCMKRINTILIDLDRDIWTYVSMDYFKQKIKAGEVGSSAMPHKVNPIDFENSEGNLGIANAIFEHLSAKLPISRLQRDLTDSTVLRNIGVPIGHTLIAFHSTLKGLNKLLLNEPKFAEDLENNWAVVAEAIQTILRREGYPNPYEALKGLTRTNERINQTSIANFIESLEVPESVKQEMRNITPGNYTGI, from the coding sequence ATGTACACCAACGCTTTACAAGCTATTTCTCCGATTGATGGCAGATATGCCTCAAAAACCGCAAGCCTGATTCCTTTCTTTTCTGAAGAAGCGCTCATTCGTTACCGCGTGCAGGTAGAAATTGAATATTTTATTGCTTTGGTAGAACTTGATTTGCCGCAGTTAAGCGATTTTGACAGAAATCTTTTCCCTGAACTTCGTAATCTTTATTTAGATTTTTCAGTACAAGATGCTATAAAAATAAAAGATACCGAAAAGGTTACCAATCACGATGTTAAGGCAGTTGAATATTTCATTAAGGAAAAGTTTGATGACTTAAACCTTCAAAAATTCAAAGAGTTTATTCACTTCGGATTAACTTCTCAAGATATAAACAACACGGCGATTCCGCTTTCATTGAAGGATGCAATAAACACGGTTTATGTTCCACTATTAATGGAAGTGAAAAACAAATTGAAATCTCTTTCTGAAGATTGGGCATATATTTCAATGCTAGCCAGAACGCACGGACAACCTGCTTCTCCAACACGTTTGGGTAAAGAAATTGAAGTGTTTGTTGTTCGTATTGAAGAGCAATTCGATTTAATGAACGACATTAAAAGTGCTGCAAAATTTGGTGGTGCAACAGGAAATTTTAACGCACATAAAGTTGCTTATCCAAACATTGATTGGAGAGCTTTCGGGAAAAAGTTTGTGCAAGACACTTTAGGTTTGCATCACTCCTTCCCTACTACACAGATTGAGCATTACGACCATATGGCTGCGCTTTTTGATTGTATGAAGCGTATAAACACTATTTTGATTGACTTGGACAGAGACATTTGGACGTATGTTTCTATGGATTATTTCAAACAAAAAATTAAAGCTGGTGAAGTTGGTTCTAGCGCTATGCCACACAAAGTGAATCCGATAGATTTTGAAAATAGTGAAGGAAACTTAGGAATTGCAAATGCAATTTTTGAGCATCTTTCTGCTAAACTTCCAATAAGCAGATTGCAACGCGACCTCACGGATAGTACGGTTTTACGAAATATTGGCGTTCCCATAGGGCATACACTTATTGCTTTCCATTCCACTTTAAAAGGTTTGAATAAATTATTATTGAACGAGCCTAAATTTGCTGAAGATCTTGAAAACAACTGGGCAGTAGTTGCTGAAGCAATTCAGACAATCTTGCGTCGTGAAGGGTATCCAAACCCTTACGAAGCACTAAAAGGACTTACGCGAACCAACGAGCGCATAAACCAAACATCAATCGCTAACTTTATTGAATCTTTGGAAGTGCCTGAAAGTGTGAAGCAAGAAATGCGAAACATAACCCCTGGAAATTACACTGGGATCTAA